One genomic region from Streptomyces sp. NBC_01431 encodes:
- a CDS encoding Pls/PosA family non-ribosomal peptide synthetase yields the protein MDVIENRGLAAGAIWPVASAPPVRTLLDILVTSAEAYPHAPALDAGGTVLDYRTLMHEVNEFATRLAAYGVGNGDRVGVRVPSGTSDLYVAILAVLRVGAAYVPVDADDPDERAAMIWEDAQVCVVLGAGRSITPSPTVRPGGRPSWPAPDDDCWIIFTSGTTGRPKGVAVSHRGAAAFVDAEARIFLQGAPVGPGDRVLAGLSVAFDASCEEMWLAWRHAACLVPAPRSLVKTGTDLGPWLVERGITVISTVPTLLALWPVECLERVRLVIVGGESCPPDLVERIASPHREFWNTYGPTETTVVATAAQMFPGQPVRIGAPLDGWEIAVMDEQGHPVAWGGTGELVIGGVGTARYLDPAKDAEKYGSNPYLHSPRIYRSGDLVRAEPDGLIFVGRADEQVKLSGRRIELGEVDAALQALPGVRAAAAAVRKTPAGGELLVGYLVLHPGAPFDPPAARALLLERLPQALVPVLATVDGLPTKTSGKVDRNALPWPLATSGPDPSAAGPRPTGTAGWLAEQWEALLGIPVGADGDFFALGGTSLAAAKLVSVLRTRCPGISVADVYAHPGLLGLAAKLDDLSGPTRQERRVRPTPRRVGVIQFLVLAVLYTISSLRWVIGLAALDNLTFGTLRWAPHTSWWVILAGWFLLSSAPARLVIGAGAARTLTAGMKPGSYPRGGSVHLRIWTAERVVTMFNVASLMGTPWAGRYARVLGCRVGKNVDLHSMPSVTGLVKLGAGCSIEPEVDITGYWLDGDILHLGALEVGPESRVGTRSTLLPGAKVGAWAEVAPGSSVLDPVADGEYWHGSPARPSGRPANGWPAPDHRRSRFWDLMYGAALLGLGLLPLIAAVPSLLLLYPLIDTDKTLIPAIVQMIVATPLLVLVSLATYSLLLILVVRLFSVPIKPGYHPAHGKVAWCTWIVSSLMNGARGTLFPYYASLFTPVWLRLLGAKVGRRVEASTVLTIPKLMRVDDGAFLADDTLIAPYEVRGGWLRIGASRVGRRSFVGNSGIVGPGRELPDNALVGVLADAPERSEPGSSWLGRPAIALPRVADGGDPSRTYDPLPRLMLARAVVELCRFLPIVCTALLGDVAFGALQDVVDRFGLTAAVAVGGLILIGLGVVACAMTTLAKWLLVGRFKVAEHPLWSSFVWRNELYDVFVEEVAMPWLGSTLIGTPFLNIWLRSLGVKIGRGVWCETHWLPETDLITLGDGVSVNRGTVLQTHLFHDRVMRLDTVHLQEGATLGPHSIALPGSLLGTAATVGAHSLVMRGEELPGGTHWLGNPVAAWPSGSPQVQAQHRHSAGRHRSRRQGRASARQRVGV from the coding sequence ATGGACGTCATCGAGAACCGTGGTTTGGCCGCTGGCGCGATCTGGCCCGTCGCTTCCGCTCCTCCCGTCCGGACCCTGCTCGACATCCTGGTGACCTCCGCCGAGGCGTACCCGCATGCCCCCGCCCTGGACGCGGGCGGCACCGTGCTCGACTACCGGACGCTGATGCACGAGGTGAACGAGTTCGCCACGCGGCTCGCGGCGTACGGGGTCGGCAACGGCGACCGGGTCGGCGTCCGGGTGCCGTCGGGCACCTCGGACCTGTACGTCGCCATCCTGGCCGTGCTGCGGGTCGGCGCCGCGTACGTGCCGGTGGACGCCGACGACCCCGACGAGCGGGCCGCGATGATCTGGGAGGACGCGCAGGTCTGCGTGGTGCTCGGCGCCGGCCGGAGCATCACGCCGAGCCCGACCGTGCGCCCCGGCGGGCGGCCTTCCTGGCCTGCCCCGGACGACGACTGCTGGATCATCTTCACCTCCGGCACCACCGGACGGCCCAAGGGCGTCGCGGTCAGCCATCGCGGCGCCGCGGCCTTCGTGGACGCCGAGGCCCGGATATTCCTCCAGGGCGCCCCGGTCGGACCGGGCGACCGGGTGCTGGCCGGCCTGTCCGTCGCCTTCGACGCCTCCTGCGAGGAGATGTGGCTGGCCTGGCGGCACGCCGCCTGCCTGGTGCCCGCGCCGCGATCGCTGGTCAAGACCGGCACCGACCTCGGCCCCTGGCTGGTCGAGCGCGGGATCACCGTGATCTCCACCGTGCCCACCCTGCTCGCGCTGTGGCCGGTGGAGTGCCTGGAGCGGGTCCGCCTGGTCATCGTCGGCGGCGAGTCCTGCCCGCCCGACCTGGTGGAACGTATTGCCTCGCCGCATCGCGAGTTCTGGAACACCTACGGCCCGACCGAGACCACCGTCGTCGCCACCGCCGCCCAGATGTTCCCGGGCCAGCCGGTCCGCATCGGCGCCCCGCTGGACGGCTGGGAGATCGCCGTCATGGACGAGCAGGGCCACCCGGTGGCCTGGGGCGGCACCGGCGAGCTGGTGATCGGCGGCGTCGGCACCGCCCGCTACCTGGACCCGGCCAAGGACGCCGAGAAGTACGGCAGCAACCCCTATCTGCACAGCCCGCGCATCTACCGCAGCGGCGACCTGGTCCGCGCAGAGCCCGACGGCCTGATCTTCGTCGGCCGCGCCGACGAGCAGGTCAAGCTGTCCGGCCGCCGGATCGAACTCGGCGAGGTGGACGCGGCGCTCCAGGCTCTGCCGGGCGTACGTGCCGCCGCCGCAGCCGTCCGCAAGACTCCGGCCGGCGGCGAGCTGCTGGTCGGCTACCTGGTGCTGCACCCAGGCGCGCCGTTCGACCCCCCCGCCGCCCGCGCCTTGCTGCTGGAGCGGCTGCCGCAGGCGCTGGTCCCGGTGCTGGCCACCGTAGACGGGCTGCCGACCAAGACCTCCGGCAAGGTCGACCGCAACGCGCTGCCCTGGCCGCTGGCCACCTCCGGCCCGGACCCCTCCGCGGCGGGCCCGCGCCCGACGGGCACGGCCGGCTGGCTGGCCGAGCAGTGGGAGGCCCTGCTCGGCATTCCGGTCGGCGCCGACGGCGACTTCTTCGCGCTCGGCGGCACCAGCCTGGCCGCCGCCAAGCTGGTCTCGGTGCTGCGCACCCGCTGCCCTGGCATCTCCGTCGCGGATGTCTACGCCCACCCCGGGCTGCTCGGCCTCGCCGCCAAGCTGGACGACCTCAGCGGACCGACCCGGCAGGAAAGAAGGGTGCGTCCGACCCCGCGCCGGGTTGGCGTGATCCAGTTCCTGGTTCTCGCCGTCCTCTACACGATCAGCAGCCTGCGCTGGGTGATCGGCCTTGCGGCCCTGGACAACCTGACCTTCGGCACCCTGCGCTGGGCGCCGCACACGTCCTGGTGGGTGATCCTGGCCGGCTGGTTCCTGCTGTCCAGTGCCCCCGCCCGCTTGGTGATCGGCGCCGGCGCGGCCCGGACGCTGACGGCCGGCATGAAGCCGGGCAGCTACCCGCGCGGCGGCTCGGTGCACCTGCGGATCTGGACCGCCGAGCGGGTGGTCACGATGTTCAACGTCGCCTCCCTGATGGGTACTCCCTGGGCCGGACGCTACGCCCGGGTGCTCGGCTGCCGGGTCGGCAAGAACGTCGACTTGCACTCGATGCCCTCGGTGACCGGCCTGGTCAAGCTCGGCGCCGGCTGCTCGATCGAGCCGGAGGTCGACATCACCGGATACTGGCTGGACGGCGACATCCTGCACCTCGGCGCGCTGGAGGTCGGCCCGGAGTCCCGGGTCGGCACCCGCTCCACGCTGCTGCCGGGCGCCAAGGTGGGCGCCTGGGCCGAGGTCGCCCCGGGCAGCTCGGTGCTCGACCCGGTCGCCGACGGCGAATACTGGCACGGCTCCCCCGCCCGGCCGTCGGGCCGCCCCGCGAACGGCTGGCCCGCGCCGGACCACCGACGCTCCCGCTTCTGGGACCTGATGTACGGCGCCGCGCTGCTCGGCCTCGGCCTGCTGCCGCTGATCGCCGCTGTGCCGTCGCTCCTGCTGCTGTACCCGCTGATCGACACCGACAAGACGCTCATCCCCGCGATCGTCCAGATGATCGTGGCCACGCCGCTTCTGGTGCTGGTCTCGTTGGCCACCTACTCGCTGCTGCTGATCCTGGTGGTCCGGCTGTTCAGCGTGCCGATCAAGCCCGGCTACCACCCGGCGCACGGCAAGGTCGCCTGGTGCACCTGGATCGTCTCCAGCCTGATGAACGGCGCGCGCGGCACCCTCTTCCCGTACTACGCCAGCCTGTTCACCCCGGTCTGGCTGCGCCTGCTGGGCGCAAAGGTCGGCCGCCGGGTGGAAGCGTCCACCGTGCTGACCATCCCCAAGCTGATGCGGGTGGACGACGGCGCCTTCCTCGCCGACGACACCCTGATCGCGCCGTACGAGGTGCGGGGCGGGTGGCTGCGGATCGGCGCCTCCCGGGTCGGCCGCCGGTCCTTCGTCGGCAACTCCGGCATCGTCGGACCGGGCCGCGAACTGCCCGACAACGCCCTGGTCGGTGTGCTCGCAGACGCCCCCGAGCGGTCCGAGCCCGGCTCGTCCTGGCTCGGCCGGCCCGCCATCGCGCTCCCCCGGGTCGCCGACGGCGGCGACCCGAGCCGTACCTACGACCCGCTCCCCCGGCTGATGCTGGCCCGTGCCGTGGTCGAGCTGTGCCGCTTCCTGCCAATCGTCTGCACCGCGCTACTCGGCGATGTCGCCTTCGGCGCGCTGCAGGACGTGGTGGACCGTTTCGGCTTGACGGCCGCGGTGGCCGTCGGCGGGCTGATCCTCATCGGGCTCGGCGTGGTCGCCTGCGCGATGACAACGCTGGCCAAGTGGCTGCTGGTGGGCCGGTTCAAGGTGGCCGAGCACCCGCTGTGGTCCAGCTTCGTGTGGCGCAACGAGCTGTACGACGTCTTCGTCGAGGAAGTCGCGATGCCCTGGCTCGGCAGCACACTGATCGGCACACCGTTCCTGAACATCTGGCTGCGCAGCCTGGGCGTGAAGATTGGCCGCGGCGTATGGTGCGAGACGCACTGGCTGCCGGAGACCGACCTGATAACGCTGGGGGACGGCGTGAGCGTGAACCGGGGCACGGTGCTGCAGACCCACCTGTTCCACGACCGCGTGATGCGGCTGGACACCGTCCACCTGCAGGAGGGTGCCACCCTCGGCCCGCACTCGATCGCGCTGCCCGGCTCCCTCCTCGGGACGGCCGCCACGGTCGGCGCCCATTCCCTGGTGATGCGCGGCGAGGAACTCCCGGGCGGCACCCACTGGCTGGGCAACCCTGTCGCCGCCTGGCCCTCCGGCAGCCCGCAGGTCCAGGCCCAGCACCGGCACTCGGCGGGCCGCCACCGCAGCCGCCGCCAGGGCCGGGCGTCAGCCCGCCAGCGGGTCGGTGTGTAG
- a CDS encoding EamA family transporter — protein MRWVVLTAVAPVAWGTNYFVTHEFLPAGSPLYGAALRALPAGLVLLALCRQRPRGAWWWRSAVLGLLNVGVFFVLVYVASQLLPTSIASTVMAVSPLTMMLIAWPVVSERPRAAHLAGAAIGVAGVCLMLLTGADGVSVPGILASAAAMLVSSFGHILAKRWSSDADVLASTAWQLTAGGLFLLPAAAAMEGPPPALSASALTAFVYVALVATALAFAAWFTGLRHLPAGTVGLIGLLNPVTGVLLGTALAAEVLTAQQLCGLGLVLTGVVLGRPARASRRGSSRPPAPPVSDECPAPTPSACGPR, from the coding sequence ATGCGTTGGGTGGTGCTGACCGCGGTCGCGCCGGTGGCATGGGGGACCAACTACTTCGTCACGCACGAGTTCCTCCCCGCGGGAAGCCCGCTGTACGGAGCTGCTCTGCGGGCGCTGCCCGCCGGCCTCGTCCTGCTGGCTCTGTGCAGGCAACGGCCGCGTGGCGCGTGGTGGTGGCGATCGGCGGTGCTCGGGCTGCTCAATGTGGGTGTGTTCTTCGTGCTCGTCTACGTTGCGTCTCAGCTGCTCCCCACGAGCATCGCCTCGACCGTCATGGCGGTGTCCCCGCTGACGATGATGCTCATCGCCTGGCCCGTCGTGTCCGAGCGGCCCCGGGCCGCCCACCTGGCCGGTGCCGCGATCGGGGTCGCAGGAGTGTGTCTCATGCTGCTCACGGGAGCGGACGGGGTGAGCGTGCCGGGAATCCTCGCTTCTGCCGCCGCCATGCTGGTGTCGTCCTTCGGCCACATCCTGGCCAAACGATGGAGCTCCGACGCTGACGTGCTCGCCTCGACCGCCTGGCAACTCACTGCCGGAGGTCTGTTCCTGCTCCCGGCCGCCGCCGCCATGGAGGGCCCTCCGCCCGCGCTCTCCGCGTCGGCGCTGACCGCGTTCGTCTACGTCGCCCTGGTCGCCACCGCGCTGGCCTTCGCCGCCTGGTTCACGGGGCTGCGGCACCTGCCCGCGGGCACAGTGGGTCTGATCGGACTGCTCAACCCCGTCACGGGCGTGCTGCTCGGCACAGCACTCGCCGCAGAGGTTCTGACCGCCCAACAGCTGTGCGGACTGGGCCTGGTCCTGACGGGAGTTGTCCTTGGCCGGCCCGCACGCGCGAGCCGACGCGGCAGCAGCCGGCCACCTGCCCCTCCCGTCTCCGACGAGTGCCCCGCGCCAACGCCCTCTGCCTGCGGTCCCCGGTAA
- a CDS encoding MarR family winged helix-turn-helix transcriptional regulator produces the protein MEDWEPLDRVARIQTDWRRERPDVDVSPQGVIGRLHRLADQLTEELCLVYRRYGLSEGEFDVLCALRRAGDPYERAPGELAAHTMVTTGAMTKRIDRLEQAGLVTRRRSDNDQRGRIVALTRPGRELIDRAFTDHMRNERYLLDLLTPAEAETLESLLTAWLSRMDSSRGQDVNPREL, from the coding sequence ATGGAAGACTGGGAACCGTTGGACCGCGTGGCCCGCATCCAGACCGACTGGCGCCGCGAACGGCCTGACGTCGACGTCTCCCCCCAGGGAGTGATCGGCCGACTGCACCGCCTGGCGGACCAGCTCACCGAGGAACTCTGCCTCGTCTACCGCCGCTACGGCCTGAGCGAGGGAGAGTTCGACGTCCTGTGCGCGCTGCGCCGCGCGGGCGATCCCTACGAACGGGCACCCGGCGAACTCGCCGCGCACACCATGGTCACGACAGGCGCGATGACGAAGAGGATCGACCGCCTGGAGCAGGCCGGACTCGTCACTCGCCGCCGCTCCGACAACGACCAACGCGGCCGGATCGTCGCCCTCACCCGCCCCGGACGTGAACTGATCGACCGGGCGTTCACCGACCACATGCGCAATGAACGCTACCTACTGGATCTGCTGACTCCCGCTGAGGCCGAGACGCTCGAATCACTCCTCACGGCCTGGCTCTCACGCATGGACAGCAGCCGGGGACAGGATGTGAACCCCCGCGAGCTCTGA
- a CDS encoding NRAMP family divalent metal transporter, which produces MSAVAGPGLVAANAGNDAAGIATYASAGSQFVYGTLFFMVLVTIALVMVQEMAVRLGAHTGKGLGALIREQFSLRLTALALFCLLLANTGLVVSEFAGIGAAFELLGVPKWAVIPPAALLLWALVLFGSYRWAERIFLIMSLAFFAYPVAMVLGHPDWGQVSSHLAIPHMEGSQAFILLAVALIGTTVSPYMQFYAAAGVVDRGAKPEDYKLIRADAVLGAVFACLISLTIIIATASVIGGKGPLQSAAQAAQALEPVAGQGAELLFAFGLIGASALAGAVVPLSASYAIGEAAGVERSVSRRFRDAPLFLGLFTAQIILGAAVALTPVNVIQLLIGTQVLQGLISPIVLVYLLVLTNRRSVLGSAVNGPRYRIAAALVVLAVAAMSTILLIQTIASWFGWA; this is translated from the coding sequence GTGTCGGCGGTCGCCGGCCCGGGGCTGGTGGCCGCCAACGCCGGCAACGACGCGGCCGGCATCGCCACCTACGCCTCGGCCGGCTCCCAGTTCGTCTACGGCACTCTGTTCTTCATGGTGCTGGTCACGATCGCCCTGGTCATGGTCCAGGAGATGGCGGTTCGGCTCGGCGCACACACCGGCAAAGGCCTGGGGGCCTTGATCCGCGAACAGTTCAGCCTGCGTCTGACCGCACTCGCCCTGTTCTGCCTGCTACTGGCCAATACCGGCCTCGTCGTTTCTGAATTCGCCGGGATCGGCGCCGCCTTCGAACTCCTCGGCGTACCCAAGTGGGCCGTCATCCCTCCAGCCGCGCTGCTGCTGTGGGCCCTCGTGCTTTTCGGCTCCTACCGCTGGGCCGAGCGCATCTTCCTCATCATGTCGCTGGCCTTCTTCGCCTATCCCGTAGCCATGGTCCTGGGCCACCCCGACTGGGGCCAGGTCAGCTCCCACCTGGCGATCCCGCACATGGAGGGCAGCCAGGCGTTCATCCTGCTCGCGGTCGCGCTGATCGGTACCACCGTCAGTCCCTACATGCAGTTCTACGCGGCCGCCGGAGTCGTGGACCGCGGCGCGAAGCCCGAGGACTACAAACTGATCCGTGCCGATGCGGTCCTGGGCGCGGTCTTCGCCTGCCTCATCAGCCTGACCATCATCATCGCCACCGCGTCCGTCATCGGCGGCAAGGGCCCCCTGCAATCCGCCGCCCAAGCCGCCCAAGCACTCGAACCCGTCGCGGGACAAGGCGCGGAACTCCTCTTCGCGTTCGGCCTGATCGGCGCGTCCGCCCTGGCCGGAGCCGTAGTTCCGCTGTCAGCCAGCTACGCGATCGGTGAAGCCGCCGGGGTGGAGCGCTCCGTCTCCCGACGCTTCCGTGACGCACCCCTGTTCCTGGGCCTGTTCACCGCGCAGATCATCCTCGGCGCCGCCGTCGCCCTCACCCCCGTCAACGTCATCCAGCTCCTCATCGGCACCCAAGTACTTCAGGGGCTGATCAGCCCCATCGTCCTGGTCTACCTACTGGTCCTGACCAACCGCCGTTCCGTACTCGGCTCCGCAGTCAACGGACCGCGCTACCGCATCGCCGCTGCGCTCGTCGTTCTCGCCGTAGCCGCCATGTCCACCATCCTGCTCATCCAGACGATCGCGAGCTGGTTCGGCTGGGCTTGA
- a CDS encoding magnesium transporter MgtE N-terminal domain-containing protein, with protein sequence MTTSALLRDRRVKLARRATAARAVRGSLVSVAGLVGGPVTNQAGDDVGRVVDVVARLYGTDPYPPVTGLVIRVGRRRAFLQVDAVEQVAAGRVGLRTARMDLREYKRRPGEVLLARDVLDHQLVDVDGVQVTRAADLYLAPLAERIVLVGVDVSLPTLLRRLGPRRWQARPTPERVLDWQSVAPFAEHATEGPAEVSLRGTRSSLHQLRPADLADVLEDLGRAERQQLLAWLEPAHAADALEEMEPGELENLLREAGPSYAAQMLGEMEPDEAVDALRDLGASERTNLLDRMAPGQATGLRGLLARPEGTAGGAMTTRLVTALREHSIAQVRGQLAELAEHRTEIDAVAVVDTDGRLIADIPLFHLTVADDSSTMGDAVDWLAQFGPQIAVPPGTPVDEVADHLLSSRASSLLVVDENERPLGRMLADDILDALLPERGRRHFRRFLQ encoded by the coding sequence ATGACCACATCCGCCCTTCTGCGCGACCGTCGCGTCAAGCTCGCACGGCGTGCCACCGCCGCCAGAGCGGTGCGTGGCTCGCTGGTATCGGTAGCAGGTCTGGTCGGGGGTCCGGTCACCAACCAGGCAGGCGACGATGTCGGGCGGGTGGTCGACGTGGTGGCCCGTTTGTACGGTACGGACCCCTACCCGCCGGTGACCGGTCTGGTCATCCGTGTTGGACGGCGACGCGCCTTCCTGCAGGTTGATGCCGTTGAACAGGTGGCCGCCGGGCGGGTCGGTCTGCGGACGGCACGGATGGACCTGCGTGAGTACAAGCGTCGCCCCGGTGAGGTGCTGCTTGCCCGCGACGTGCTCGACCACCAACTGGTGGACGTGGACGGTGTCCAGGTCACCCGCGCCGCTGATCTGTATCTGGCACCGCTGGCCGAACGCATCGTGCTGGTGGGCGTAGATGTCTCGCTGCCCACGCTGCTACGCAGGCTGGGACCGCGGCGCTGGCAGGCTCGGCCCACCCCCGAGCGGGTACTGGACTGGCAGTCGGTGGCCCCGTTCGCGGAACACGCCACTGAAGGGCCGGCCGAGGTCAGCCTTCGCGGCACGCGCTCCTCGCTGCACCAGCTCAGGCCGGCGGACCTGGCCGACGTACTGGAGGATCTTGGCCGCGCGGAACGCCAACAGTTGCTGGCCTGGCTTGAGCCCGCTCACGCTGCCGATGCGCTGGAGGAGATGGAGCCCGGTGAGCTGGAGAACCTTCTCCGTGAGGCGGGCCCTTCCTATGCCGCACAGATGCTGGGCGAAATGGAACCCGACGAGGCCGTCGACGCGCTGCGTGACCTCGGCGCAAGCGAGCGCACGAACCTCCTGGACCGCATGGCCCCGGGACAGGCGACCGGCCTGCGCGGGCTGCTGGCCCGCCCCGAGGGCACCGCGGGCGGCGCCATGACCACGCGGCTTGTCACCGCCCTGCGTGAGCACAGCATCGCCCAAGTCCGCGGCCAGCTCGCCGAACTGGCCGAGCACCGCACCGAGATCGACGCCGTGGCCGTCGTCGACACCGACGGACGGCTCATCGCGGACATCCCGCTGTTCCACCTCACTGTCGCCGACGACTCCTCGACCATGGGTGACGCGGTGGACTGGCTCGCCCAGTTCGGACCGCAGATCGCTGTGCCTCCCGGCACCCCCGTCGACGAGGTCGCCGACCACCTGCTCTCCTCCCGCGCCTCCTCTCTCCTGGTCGTCGACGAGAACGAGAGACCGTTGGGACGCATGCTTGCCGACGACATCCTCGACGCGCTCCTACCCGAGCGCGGGCGCCGCCACTTCCGGAGGTTCTTGCAGTGA